A stretch of DNA from Candida dubliniensis CD36 chromosome 6, complete sequence:
AACCACGTTCACCATATAAATCAGAGTTGACTTCTCTTTCAAAAGTGGTCTTGTAAACGTAACCAGAACCAATAGCAATGGCCATGGCAATAGCTTTTTCTTCAGCTTTACCGGTGACATCGTTCCAGACAGCGTATGAAGAGTTGATACCTCTACCTTCTTTGAACAAAGATCTGACAGTTCTACCAGAACCTTTTGGAGCAGCCAAGATAACATCAATGTTTGATGGTGGTTCAACGTGAGTCAAATCTTTGAAAACTGGAGAGAAACCATGGGAGAAGTACAAGGTTTTACCTTCAGTCAATTGTGGTTTGATGTGAGACCAAGTTTCAGATTGAGCAGCATCTGATAACAAGTCCATAATGATGGTACCTCTGGAAATAGCTTCGTCAACTTCAAATAAGTTTTCACCTGGGACCCAACCATCTTCAACAGCAGCTTCCCAAGAAGAACCTTTTCTAACACCAATGATAACATTCAAACCGTTATCTCTCAAGTTTAAACCTTGACCGTAACCTTGGGAACCGTAACCAATTAAGGCAAAGGTATCATCTTTAAAGTATTCCAATAATCTTTCCTTTGGCCAGTCAGCTCTTTCGTGGACAATTTCTTCAGTACCACCAAAGTTGATGGTTTTAACACCACGGATTGAGGTGATTGGAGTCATAGCTTTGGCAGCAGATGAAGCAGCAGTGTATCTGGTGGTAGCATTGGCCAATAAGGAGAAAGTTCTCTTGGACAAAGTAGCTTTGGCAGTGGCTAATCTAGCCATTCTCATAGAAGTAGTTCTGAAAGACATTGCtgatattgaataaatattaagaaaatatatagttctttcttattgttgaataaagagaaaaaggaaaagaaaggaaaagaaatctgaaaaaaaaaaaattctaGGGAGGAAGGAGAATATCAGGGGGTTTATATGgtcgaaaaaaaaaccagaGAACGATATTTGCTGTCCCGCTCAAACTGAAAGGTTTGTcgaattgaaaatttttcattcaatgATTCATTCGATCCTGTACACAAGTGTTGCGCGATGCAGGCCCTGTAGCGGAATAGCTCAGATtttgcctttttttttttcgttgtGTAAATA
This window harbors:
- a CDS encoding acetohydroxy-acid reductoisomerase, putative (Similar to S. cerevisiae ILV5) → MSFRTTSMRMARLATAKATLSKRTFSLLANATTRYTAASSAAKAMTPITSIRGVKTINFGGTEEIVHERADWPKERLLEYFKDDTFALIGYGSQGYGQGLNLRDNGLNVIIGVRKGSSWEAAVEDGWVPGENLFEVDEAISRGTIIMDLLSDAAQSETWSHIKPQLTEGKTLYFSHGFSPVFKDLTHVEPPSNIDVILAAPKGSGRTVRSLFKEGRGINSSYAVWNDVTGKAEEKAIAMAIAIGSGYVYKTTFEREVNSDLYGERGCLMGGIHGMFLAQYEVLRENGHTPSEAFNETVEEATQSLYPLIGKYGMDYMYDACSTTARRGALDWYPRFKDALKPVFEDLYESVKNGSETKRSLEFNSRVDYKERLEEELETIRNMEIWKVGKEVRKLRPENQ